Within Paenibacillus sp. RUD330, the genomic segment CTTCCTGAAGGACATGAACCAGTTCGCGGCGGTCAACGAGATCTACGCTTCCTACTTCGGAGAGCATAAGCCGGCCCGTTCGGCCGTTGAAGTCGCACGTCTTCCGAAGGATGTTTTTGTCGAAATCGAACTGATCGCTACGATCCCTGTCGAATCGTAACGAATTATATTTTTTTCCAAAATTTATTTTTTAAAACGGGTTTCAATTCCCAGAATTAAGAAGGAATCTGCATGGAAATGTGGAATTATACACCAAGTCTTCGATAGGCAAAGGTGGTGAACACAAGTGCAGATTACCGATGTCAGACTCCGCCGCGTTAATTCCGAAGGGCGTATGAAGGCCATTGCTTCCATCACCATTGATAATGAATTTGTCGTTCATGATATTCGCGTCATTGACGGCAACAATGGAATGTTCGTCGCAATGCCAAGCAAGCGTACGCCGGATGGGGAATTCCGGGATATTGCCCACCCGATCTCTTCCACCACTCGGGAGAAGATTCAAGCTGCCGTACTCGCCGAGTACGAGCGCGCAGCAACGGAAGAAGAAGTTGCAATCGAAGAAGGTGCCTGAATCAATAGGGGCCTTTCGGACAAATGCATGGATGGGGGGCCCCTCGGGCTCCCTTTCTTTTTGCCCTATGATGGGATATAGTCAGTGTACATAATGGGGAACACAGGAGGGAATCAAGCGGTGAATGTGATGGCGGTCGTGCTTGCGGCAGGACAAGGCAAGCGGATGAAATCCAAGCTGTACAAGGTGCTGCATCCCGTATGCGGCAAGCCGATGGTGGGACATGTCGTGGATACGGTCGAGCAGGCGTCCTGCTCCAGAACCGTCGTTGTCGTCGGCCACGGAGCCGCAGCGGTGCAGTCCTATTTGGGAGATCGCGCCGAATTCGTGCTGCAGGAGCAGCAGCTCGGCACCGGCCATGCGGTCGTTCAAGCCAAGGAGCTGCTCGGGCAAGAGGAGGGCATTACGCTCGTCGTCTGCGGGGATACGCCGCTCGTGACGGTCGAGACGGTGAATGCGATGATCGAGCTTCATCGGACAAGCGGCGCGGCGGCCACGGTGCTGACGGCCGAATTCCCCAATCCGGCCGGCTACGGCCGTGTCATCCGCGGCGCCGAAGGCGCGGTCGAGCGCATCGTGGAGCAGAAGGACTGCTCCCCTGCCGAAGCCGCTGTCCGCGAGATCAACACGGGCACGTACTGCTTCGACAACCGCAAGCTGTTCGATGCGCTCTCCCGCGTCACCAATGACAACGCCCAGGGAGAATACTACCTGACCGATGTCATCGGCATTTTCGTCTCGGAAGGCGAGACGGTACAGGCCTACTGCACGAGCGATCTGGCCGAGGCGATCGGCATCAACGACCGCGTTGCGCTCGGTGAGGCGGAAAGCCTCATGCGCCAGCGCATCGTGCGCCGCCATCAAGTGAACGGCGTCACGGTCATCGATACGGGGAGCGCCTATATCGAAGCGGACGTGAAGATCGGAGCCGATACGGTTCTCTACCCCGGCACCGTTCTGCGGGGCTCCACAGTCATCGGAGAGGACTGCATCATCGGCCCGTCGGCGGATATCGCGGACTCCGTCATCGGAGACGGCGTGACTGTCCGCTATTCCACGATCGATCAGTCCGAAGCGGGCGCCGGCAGCTCGATCGGCCCTTACGCCAATCTGCGGCCGGGCTCCAAGCTCGGCAAGGATTGCAAGATCGGCGACTTCGTGGAGCTGAAGAACGCCGTGCTGGGAGATGACAGCAAAGTATCCCATCTGAGCTACGTGGGCGATGCGGAAGTGGGCCGCGGGGTCAATATCGGCTGCGGCGCCATCACGGTCAACTATGACGGCTTCAACAAATCGAAGACGGTCATCGGCGACGACGCCTTCATCGGCAGCAACGTGAATCTCATCGCTCCGGTCCATATCGGGGATGGAGCTTATGTCGTAGCCGGCTCCACCGTCACGCACGACGTGCCGGGAGGCGATCTGGCCATCGCCCGAGAGCGCCAGGTGAACAAGCCGGGTTACGCGGACAAGATCCGCTCGAGAGCCAAGGCGAAAAAGGAACGCGGCAAAACGGAATAGCCTTTGCCATCCCCCTGATCCTCTATTGCGGATCAGGGGGTTTTTGCTGTCTCGTGGAAATGAGAAGCCGTCCAAAAGCAAGCGGCCGGAGATACGCCGCAAGCCCGCCAAGTGTTTAAACGAGCGTCCGGATGGGTATAGTTAGGGAAAGTCGGACAATATGTCCACAGGTGTATGACCTATAGAGGAGGAAGATCGATTATGGCAATTACGATGCAAGCACAGACCCGCACGAACGCTTCCAAAGGAAGCCTGCGCCAGCTCCGCAAGGAGGGAAAGGTGCCTGCGGTTGTATATGGCAAGAAATTGGAATCTTCATCGGTTATTTCCCTGGATGAAAAGGAAATCATGCATCTGCTCCGTTCCCATCCGAACGCGATCATCGAGCTGTCGATCCCGGATGCGGGCAAGCAGCCGGTCATGATCACCGACGTTCAGCGCGACGCGCTTTCCCGCAAGGTGGTCCATATCGACCTGCATCAAATCAATATGAATGAAGAGATCAAGACGGCCGTGCGCATCGACCTCGCGGGAGATTCCGCCGGCGTCCGCGAAGGCGGCGTCCTGTCCGTGTCCTTGCATGAGCTGGAGATTCAGTGCCTTCCGAATGACATCCCGGAATCCATCGAGGCCGATATCTCTTCCCTCGGGGTCGGCGAGAACCTGCTTGTCGGCGATCTGAAGCTGCCCGGCAACGTAACCGTGCTGTCGGATGCCGAGCAGGTCGTCGTGGCCGTCCTCGCTCCGCAGAAGGAAGTTTCCGAGGAGGAAGCCGACGAAGCGGCCAAGGAAGACGAAAAGGCGGCTGCCCGTTCCGAAGATGCCAACGCGGTGGACGAGGAATAGTCCTGCCGCAGCCATGGCGCGCCCCAGCGGGCGCGCTTTTTTCGTTTACAGGATGGCTGCAGGGAAGGCTGCCCCCTGCGCCCGCCTGCTCGTAGCCGGGGCAGCGGTCTTTATGGTACAGTGACAGGATAGAAGCGCTCCGTGAGGAGCGGCAGGACAAGGAAGGTGCGGCAGCAGATGAAATGGATCGTCGGCTTGGGGAATCCAGGCAGCCAGTATGAGGATACCCGGCATAATATCGGCTTCAAAGTGGTGGATGCACTGGCGGAAAAATGGGATATCAAGGTCAATACGAGCAAATGCAGGGCGCTGATCGGCGAAGGACGCGTCGGGGCGGAGAAGGTCGTCCTGATCAAGCCGATGACATACATGAACCTGTCCGGCGAGTCGATGCGGGCCTATATGGATTATTTTGGAGCCAAGCTGGAAGATCTCATCGTCGTCTATGACGACATGGATACGGAGACGGGCAAGATTCGCCTGCGCTATCAGGGAGGACCGGGCGGGCACAACGGCATCAAGTCCATCATCCAGCATATGGGGACACAGAATTTCAACCGGATCCGCATGGGGGTGTCGCGTCCGACGAACGGCATGATCATCGCCGATTACGTCCTCTCGAACTTCCCGAAGGCCGACCGGGATGCCGTGCAGGCGATGATCGGCAAGGCATGCGATGCAGCGGAGCATGCGCTGGATCATCCGTTCGACGATACGATGGGCAAGTTCAACGCCTGAGCCGGGGGCTGCCCTGATGCCCGCGGGACCGCCCGATAGAGCGGCATAGGACGGAAAGGCCGCTGCCGCCAGCCGGACAGGAGTTGGAAAGCCAGAAAGTGGGCATACTGTAGCCAACGATATGTTGGACAGGAGGACCCACATGGCAATCCATTATGAATGCCGGCACTGCCGGACGCCGCTCGGCTCGATCTCGAGCGTGCAAGGAATTACGGAGAACAGGCTCGGCCTGCATTTCTTGACCCTCGAAGAACGCAGCGATATAATAGCGTATAACCCGGATGGCGATATGGTGGTAAAAATTGTCTGCGAGTATTGCAGCGAGGCCGTCGCCCGGAATCCGGAACTGCTGCTGGTATCAAGCCCGCTGCAGTAGAACGAACGACAAAGCAGATTTTCGCGCTTCGCGTATAGCAAGAGCCTTGGCCTGAAGCTGAGGCTTCTTTGCGTGTTCAAGGCGGAGACTTCTTTGGCCCCGAGCGGTAGGGGGCCTTGTTGCTGTCCCTCGGGACAGATGCTCTATGCCTGCGCAGCGCACGGTTTTCATATGAAAAGGGGTGCCGCAGCCATTGAAAGCGTTACTTGAGGCTTTTGCCGCGGACCGGGACTTCCAATCGGTCGTCTCCGGGTTCCGCAAAGGGATGAGGGAGCAGCTGATTTCAGGCTTGGCAGGCTCCTCCCGCCAGGTGCTGATGGCGGCTCTGCGCCGCGAATTCGATCAGCCGATCCTGGTCGTGACCCACAATATGTTCTCGGCGCAGAAAATCGCCGAGGACCTGCAGGAGCTCTGCAAGGACGATGAAGTCCTGCTGTATCCCGCGAACGAACTGGTCGCCGCCGAAGCCGCCGTCTCGAGTCCCGAGATGCTGGCCCAGCGGATGGATGTGCTCATCCGGCTGTCCAGGGGATTCCGCGGGATCGTTGTCGTGCCCTTCTCCGGCGTCCGCCGCTATCTGCCGCTCAAGGGCGTGATGGCGGAAGCGCAGATCGAGATCAAGGTCGGGGATACGCTCCCGCTGGAGCAGTTCCTTCAGCGCATGAACAGCTTGGGCTATGTCCGCGTGGACCGCGTGGAGAACCGGGGGGAGATGAGCGTCCGCGGCGGCATAGCGGACTTCTACCCGCTGACCTCGCCGGTCGCCGTGCGGATGGAATGGTTCGACGACGAGATCGACTCCATCCGTTCGTTCGATCCGGAAGGGCAGCGCTCCATCGACAAGATGAACGCGTATACCGTGCCCCCGTGCCAAGAGCTGATCGCGGACGAACGGCGCTTCGGCGCGGCCGCGCAGCATGGCGCGGAGCTGCTCGAGAGGCAGCTGGAGCGCATGACCGACCGCACCGCGAAGGAGCGGCTGCGCACGGAGATCGGAGCGGAGCTGGAGCGGCTGCGCCAGCACATCCATTTTCCCGAACTTTATAAATACATCGCCTTGCTCTATCCCGAGCGCCAGACGCTGTTCGACTATATGCCGGAGGATACGCTGCTCGTGCTCGACGAGCCGACGCGGCTGATCGAGACGGGCCGCCAGCTGGAGCGCGACGAGGCGGAGTGGCAGGCTCATCTGCTCTCGAACGGCAAGTCGCTGCCGGGCATCCAGCTGGCCCGCGAGGCGGACGAGGTGCTGCACAACCGCAAGTTCCCGGCTCTCTTCCTTTCTTTGTTCCTGCGCCAGATTCCGCATACGCAGCCGCAGAATATCCTGAACTTCATGTGCCGCAGCATGCAGAATTTCCATGGGCAGATGAATGTGCTGAAGGCGGAGATGGAGCGCTGGAAAAAAGCCGGCGCGAGCGTGCTCATGCTGGCCGGAGGCAGCGAGCGGATCGAGCGCCTGCGCCGGGTGCTCGGCGATTACGACATCGAGCCGCCGGTCATCCTGGAAGGCGGCTTGCAGAGCGGCTTCGAGCTTCCGGGCTCGCATCTGGTCGTCATTACCGAGGGCGAGCTGTTCTCGCAGAAATCGCGCAAGACCCGCCGCGTGGACAAGAATATCGACAATGCCGAGCGGATCAAGAGCTATACGGAGCTCAAGGTCGGCGATTATGTCGTCCATCAGAACCATGGCATCGGCAAGTACATGGGCATCGGAACGCTTGAGATCGGCGGCATCCACAAGGACTACATGCATATCATGTATGCCGGCGGCGACAAGCTCTCCGTGCCGATCGACCAGATCGACCTCATCCAGAAATACGTCGGATCCGAGGAGAAGGAGCCGAAGGTCTACAAGCTTGGCGGCAACGAATGGACGCGGGTCAAGAACAAGGTCCGCAGCTCCGTCAAGGATATCGCCGACGACCTCATCAAGCTGTACGCCCAGCGCCAGGAGGCCAAGGGCTTCGGCTTCGGGCAGGATACGGCCTACCAGAACGAGTTCGAGGCGATGTTCCCGTACGACGAGACGCCCGACCAGCTGCGCGCCATCCGCGAAATCAAGAAGGACATGGAGCTGCAGCGGCCGATGGACCGGCTGCTGTGCGGCGACGTCGGCTACGGCAAGACCGAGGTTGCGGTCCGCGCCGCCTTCAAGGCCGCCATCGAAGGCAAGCAGGTTGCCGTGCTCGTGCCGACGACGATTCTCGCCCAGCAGCATTACGAGACGTTCCGGGAGCGGTTCGCCGACTTTCCGTTCAACGTCCAGGTGCTCAGCCGCTTCCGCTCCCGCAAGGAGCAGACGGATACGATGAAAGGGCTCAAGGCCGGAACGGTCGACGTCGTCATCGGCACGCATCGCCTGCTGTCGCAGGATATCGTGTTCAAGGACCTCGGACTGCTCATCGTCGACGAGGAGCAGCGGTTCGGCGTGTCCCACAAGGAGAAGCTCAAGCGGCTCAAGACCAATGTGGACGTGCTGACGCTGACGGCGACTCCGATACCGCGGACGCTGCATATGTCCATGCTCGGCGTGCGCGACCTGTCCGTCATCGAGACGCCGCCGGAGAACCGGTTCCCGGTGCAGACCTACGTCGTCGAGTACAATACGGCTCTCGTGCGCGAGGCGATCGAGCGCGAGCTGGCCCGCGGCGGACAGGTGTACTACCTGTACAACCGGGTCCAAGGTATCTATCAGATGGCGGAGCTGCTCTCCTCGCTCGTGCCGGAGGCGCGGGTGGCGGTCGGCCACGGACAGATGTCGGAGCAGGAGCTGGAGAAGACGATTCTCGATTTCCTCGACGGGGAATCGGATGTCCTGGTGAGCACGAGCATCATCGAGACCGGCGTCGACATTCCGAACGTCAACACGCTCATCGTCCATGACGCGGACAAAATGGGCCTGTCCCAGCTGTACCAGCTGCGGGGACGGGTCGGCCGCTCCAATCGGATCGCCTACGCCTACTTCACCTACCAGCGCGACAAGGTGCTGACGGAAGTCGCCGAGAAGAGGCTCCAGTCGATCAAGGAGTTCACGGAGCTCGGCTCCGGCTTCAAGATCGCGATGCGGGATCTTGCCATTCGCGGAGCGGGCAACCTGCTCGGGGCGGAGCAGCATGGCTTCATCGCCTCGGTCGGCTTCGATCTGTATTCGCAGATGCTGGCCGACGAGATCGCCCGCCGCAAGAAGGAAATGTACGGGGAGGAAGAGGAGACGGAGAAGCCAGTCAGCACCGTCATCGACCTCAGCCTGGATGCTTACCTGCCTTCGGATTATATTTACGACAGCATCCAGAAGATCGAGATCTACAAGAAGGTCGCTTCGCTGTCCTCGCTGGACGATGCCGAGGACTTGCGCGAGGAGCTGACCGACCGCTTCGGCGATCTGCCGCAGGCCGTGGATACTCTGCTCGACGTGGCGAGGCTGAAAATCTACGGCTCGTTGTACGGCATCGAATCCGTAAGCGGCAAGGGCGACGAATGGACGCTCAAGTTCGCGGCGCGAGCGGCGCATCGGATCGATATCCGGGCGGTCGACAGGCTATGCCTCGACTTCGAGAACCGGTTCAAGCGCGGCGGCGCCAAGGACGCGGTGACGGAGCTGGCGCTGCGGGGCAAGGGGCTCGGCAGCGAGGAGCGTCTCGCGCTCACGCTGACCTTCCTGGAGCGCATGAAGGATGCGGTGAAGCCGGCGGCGCAGCTGGAGAAATCGGCCGGGGGCAAGTAAGTCCCCCCTGAGTCGGAGCGTCGCGGCTCGATCCGAGGATCGAGCGGCAAGTCGGGCCACAGGATCAATGGTCGGGCCTGCGGACCGCAAAACCGCTTACATGGCATAGATGGAAAACATCTGGTACACTGGAAACAAGCCTGAAAAGACCGAGAGGAGAACGTTATGCATATTTCGAGCAAGCGCCCTGCCTGGGGACGCAGCATGCTGCTGATTCTTGCGGCCGTCCTGGCCGTGTCGCTGGCAGCATGCGGCAAGAAGGACAATGGGGAATCCGGCTCCAAGGATTCCGGGAAGACGATCGCCGAGTACAAGGGCGGAACGGTAACGGAAAAGGAATTCACCACGTTCACGAACGTGCTCAAGGTCATCAACCCGCAAATGGAGCCATACCTCGGAATGGCCGAATACAAAAATATGCTGCTTGACCAGTATATCGGGTACCATATCGTCTACAACGACGCCTCCAAGGAAGCGAAGGACAAAGCAACCAAGGACGCGGATACCGAATATGGCAAGATCGAGGAAGCCGTTACGAAGGACAAGCTCGACGAGGAGCTCAAGACCAACAGCATCACCTCGACCGACGTGAAGGACTTCATCCGCCTCTCTATCGGCGTATCCGAAGCGATGGCGGCCAAGGTTACGGATGAAGACGTGACGAAATACTTCAACGAAAACAAGCAGAGCCTGATCAAGGTCGACGTGCGCCATGTGCTGGTCGGCTTCCAGGATTCCGCCGGCAAGGAGCGCTCCAAGGAAGACGCCCTGAAGCGCGCCAAGGAAGCCAAGGCGAAGCTTGAGGCTGCAGGCGCCGACTGGAATGCCCTCGCCAAGGAATACTCCGATGATCCCGGCTCCAGCAGCACCGGAGGCCTGTACTCGAATGCCGATCCGTCCACCTATGTAGAGGCATTCAAGAAAGCTTGCCTGGAGCAAAAGGTCGGCGTCGTAGGCGAGCCTGTGGAGACCGAATACGGCTACCACGTCATCAAGGTCGAGAAGCGCGACGAGCCGACGCTGGAAAGCTCCAAGCAGACGATCAAGGAAACGATCGGCCAGACCAAGCTGAACGACTACATGCAGAATGAAGTTCCAAAGCTGATCACGAAGAAGGAAGAATTCAAGGATCCGTCCCCGAGCCCGGCAGCCAGCCCTGCTGCGAGCCCGGCAGCCAACTCCGGCGCCGAGAACGGTGCGGCTACGAATTCCTCCGATGCGGCAGCGAACAACGGCTCCAAGTAAGGAGTACGGATCAATGGCTACACCCGCGCGCGGCTTCCGCGTGCGGGTGTTTTTTTGTCTCATGGAAATGAAGCACCTAGCACCTGCGGCTAAGAAGAGGGTATCCGCCCCATCGAATTACTCGGTAATACTATGTATGATTTGGAAATCGGCCGTTGCCGGAGAGAAGCCGGGCCAGATTGGAGCGGCTCCTTTGCCCGGGAGAGACCCATAGGGCATAAGGGAAATCCCGGTGCGGCCGCAAGTACGGGATCCCTTTTACGGCGCTCTGAATAGAGCTCGGTTCGCCTGGGGAGCGAGGAGCGGCTGGAGAATCTGGGAGTACGCGAAGCCGGACTGGGCAAAATAAGCCGGCAAGCCGAATTCAGGCGGGCGGCCTCAGGCAGCTGCAGGCGGGATTTCGAACCCCGCCCGGCCTAGCTCCCGCGGAGGCTCGGACCGGCCGGGCCTGCATAAGAATTTGGGAGCGGATGAATACTATGGTCAGATTCGAAGGTATATGCCTGACAAGGATCAGCTCCTGTTTCCGCATAAAAGAAGCAAACGCCAGCGTCCAGTCGACTTTACTACTCTTCAAGGAAAGTGGGGCAACATGACAATGAAAGCAACTGGAATCGTGCGCCGGATCGATGATCTCGGCCGTGTCGTTATCCCGAAGGAAATCCGCCGTACGCTTCGCATCCGCGAAGGAGACCCGCTGGAGATATTTGTCGATCGCGACGGGGAAGTCATCCTTAAGAAGTACTCCCCGATCGGCGAGCTGGGCGACTTCGCCAAGGAATATGCGGAATCGCTCAGCGAAAGCACCGGACACATCACCCTGATCACGGACCGGGATACGGTCATCGCCATCGCGGGAGCTTCCAAGAAGGACTATATGGACAAGCCGGTCGGTCCCCTGCTGGAAACGGCGATGGACAACCGCAAGACGGCAGTGGAAACGGCAAGCGGCGAATACGAAGTGGTCAAGAACGGTCCCGAAACGTATACTTCCTTCGTCGCGGCCCCGATCATCGCAGGCGGCGACCCGATCGGCACGGTCGTCCTGCTCAGCAAGGACGATTCCGTCAAGATGGCTCAGATGGAAATCAAGATGTCGGAAACCGCAGCCGGCTTCCTGGCCAAGCAAATGGAACAGTAGCATCCAGCAGGACAAGCTTCCTTCGGCCATCACCCGATCGGGAGCTTGTTTTTTTGCTGCCGATTTCGGATTCGAATGGGGCGATCAAGATCCGTCCGCAAGCACGATCAAGCCGCTGTCGCCCGTAAACAGAAGGGTTGCGGCTTGGGCGGGAGAGAGCGTGACCGACTGCGGGGAGAGCAGGGTGCGGAGCGACCCTGCCTCGCATAGCTCCAGCTCGAGCTCGGCCGGACTCAGCGTGATGTAGGATGAAGGCGAGCCGTAAGCCACGCGCCGGAACAGCGTGCCTCCATCCCGGATCATGAGGTCGGCAGGGGCTCGGCCGTCAGCCAGATGGAGCAGCCGGATCCGGGCGCGGTCGGCAGACGATTCCCGCTCATCCTCGAACAGGAGAAGCTCCCCGTTGCCGGCTACAGCCGCTGTCATCCATGCTCCGCTGCGCAAGTCGAGCTCGGCTGAGGCGACGGGGGATCGGGATGGCCCCTCCTGAATGGCGAGCGGGCAACGGCCCGGACGGACTTCAAGATAGGAGGATGCCTCCAGGTAATCGAGCGGCTGAACCGTCGTTCCGAGGTGGAAGTCCAGCTTCTCCTTGCCGGTCTGGGCATGGAGAAGGCGGACATGGGCCGGCGGGAGCCCGGCTGAATCGGACAGCTCGGGAGCGGCATGCTGCTCGCCGTCTCCTGGATGCGGTTCTCTTGGAACGGGGCTTCCCGAATTCGGCTTATAGGGACTATCCGTCGGGCTGCCATATGAGTGCGCCGATCCGCCAGCAGCCGCTCCCGCGGATTTCTGCGGGGCTGCGCTCGGCGTCCAGTCGGGCAGGGGTGAAGCTGCGCCAGCCGGTCCAGGCCAGAAGCTTGGGGAAGGGTAGCCGTAGCTGCCCGGATAACCCGCCGATGCGGAGAGCCCTTGGAAGCCGGAGGGAGCTGGAAAGCCTGGGAGAGAGGGAGGGGGAGGAAATCCCGCTTCCTCGGAACTCCAATGCGGGGCGGCCGCATGGTAGGGCAGGACGGCATTTCCTTGCTGCCCATGCGGGGCGGGATAGCCGTATGGATTGGCGCCGGCGTAGCCGGGCAAGCCGGGTGCGGCGTCGTAGTTCGCGGATCCGGGATAGGCCGGGTTCCAGGCTTGCGGGCCGTCGAGTCCGGGAAGTCCGGACACGGCGGCAGCCGGAGTTCCATGAGCCGGGACGGGGGCGAATGGAAGACCGTGCTGCCGCACAAGCGCGGCCAGCCGGGACAGAGCCTCGGAATGAAGCTGCCGGTAATAACGGCCCCACTCGGGCTCGCTGTATTCGTAAAGTCCGGCCAGCATGCCGTAAAGGCTGGCCTTCTGCCATTCTTCCCATACGGGCTGATGGTTGGACATGGACAAGTCTCCTCCCTGTCTGGGTCGTCGCTCTTCAACACCTGCTGTTCGACTATATGCGCCAATGGTTATCCAACATACGGAGTCGGGCCCCGTACTTTCGACAGCCAGTCGTCCTCTTCATGCCGTTCGGTCGAATAAGGTATAATGAATCGACGAAATCGGGCGGGGAGACAAAGAGGATATGCCGAGGCAAAAATGGGAGAAAGGCGCGTTGGGCGGTGCGATGCTGCTTGCGGGAGCGGCTCTGCTGTCCAAGCTGATCGGGACGCTCCAGAAAATACCGC encodes:
- the spoVG gene encoding septation regulator SpoVG, with protein sequence MQITDVRLRRVNSEGRMKAIASITIDNEFVVHDIRVIDGNNGMFVAMPSKRTPDGEFRDIAHPISSTTREKIQAAVLAEYERAATEEEVAIEEGA
- the mfd gene encoding transcription-repair coupling factor, with translation MKALLEAFAADRDFQSVVSGFRKGMREQLISGLAGSSRQVLMAALRREFDQPILVVTHNMFSAQKIAEDLQELCKDDEVLLYPANELVAAEAAVSSPEMLAQRMDVLIRLSRGFRGIVVVPFSGVRRYLPLKGVMAEAQIEIKVGDTLPLEQFLQRMNSLGYVRVDRVENRGEMSVRGGIADFYPLTSPVAVRMEWFDDEIDSIRSFDPEGQRSIDKMNAYTVPPCQELIADERRFGAAAQHGAELLERQLERMTDRTAKERLRTEIGAELERLRQHIHFPELYKYIALLYPERQTLFDYMPEDTLLVLDEPTRLIETGRQLERDEAEWQAHLLSNGKSLPGIQLAREADEVLHNRKFPALFLSLFLRQIPHTQPQNILNFMCRSMQNFHGQMNVLKAEMERWKKAGASVLMLAGGSERIERLRRVLGDYDIEPPVILEGGLQSGFELPGSHLVVITEGELFSQKSRKTRRVDKNIDNAERIKSYTELKVGDYVVHQNHGIGKYMGIGTLEIGGIHKDYMHIMYAGGDKLSVPIDQIDLIQKYVGSEEKEPKVYKLGGNEWTRVKNKVRSSVKDIADDLIKLYAQRQEAKGFGFGQDTAYQNEFEAMFPYDETPDQLRAIREIKKDMELQRPMDRLLCGDVGYGKTEVAVRAAFKAAIEGKQVAVLVPTTILAQQHYETFRERFADFPFNVQVLSRFRSRKEQTDTMKGLKAGTVDVVIGTHRLLSQDIVFKDLGLLIVDEEQRFGVSHKEKLKRLKTNVDVLTLTATPIPRTLHMSMLGVRDLSVIETPPENRFPVQTYVVEYNTALVREAIERELARGGQVYYLYNRVQGIYQMAELLSSLVPEARVAVGHGQMSEQELEKTILDFLDGESDVLVSTSIIETGVDIPNVNTLIVHDADKMGLSQLYQLRGRVGRSNRIAYAYFTYQRDKVLTEVAEKRLQSIKEFTELGSGFKIAMRDLAIRGAGNLLGAEQHGFIASVGFDLYSQMLADEIARRKKEMYGEEEETEKPVSTVIDLSLDAYLPSDYIYDSIQKIEIYKKVASLSSLDDAEDLREELTDRFGDLPQAVDTLLDVARLKIYGSLYGIESVSGKGDEWTLKFAARAAHRIDIRAVDRLCLDFENRFKRGGAKDAVTELALRGKGLGSEERLALTLTFLERMKDAVKPAAQLEKSAGGK
- a CDS encoding anti-sigma-F factor Fin family protein, with translation MAIHYECRHCRTPLGSISSVQGITENRLGLHFLTLEERSDIIAYNPDGDMVVKIVCEYCSEAVARNPELLLVSSPLQ
- the glmU gene encoding bifunctional UDP-N-acetylglucosamine diphosphorylase/glucosamine-1-phosphate N-acetyltransferase GlmU — encoded protein: MNVMAVVLAAGQGKRMKSKLYKVLHPVCGKPMVGHVVDTVEQASCSRTVVVVGHGAAAVQSYLGDRAEFVLQEQQLGTGHAVVQAKELLGQEEGITLVVCGDTPLVTVETVNAMIELHRTSGAAATVLTAEFPNPAGYGRVIRGAEGAVERIVEQKDCSPAEAAVREINTGTYCFDNRKLFDALSRVTNDNAQGEYYLTDVIGIFVSEGETVQAYCTSDLAEAIGINDRVALGEAESLMRQRIVRRHQVNGVTVIDTGSAYIEADVKIGADTVLYPGTVLRGSTVIGEDCIIGPSADIADSVIGDGVTVRYSTIDQSEAGAGSSIGPYANLRPGSKLGKDCKIGDFVELKNAVLGDDSKVSHLSYVGDAEVGRGVNIGCGAITVNYDGFNKSKTVIGDDAFIGSNVNLIAPVHIGDGAYVVAGSTVTHDVPGGDLAIARERQVNKPGYADKIRSRAKAKKERGKTE
- a CDS encoding peptidylprolyl isomerase, which translates into the protein MHISSKRPAWGRSMLLILAAVLAVSLAACGKKDNGESGSKDSGKTIAEYKGGTVTEKEFTTFTNVLKVINPQMEPYLGMAEYKNMLLDQYIGYHIVYNDASKEAKDKATKDADTEYGKIEEAVTKDKLDEELKTNSITSTDVKDFIRLSIGVSEAMAAKVTDEDVTKYFNENKQSLIKVDVRHVLVGFQDSAGKERSKEDALKRAKEAKAKLEAAGADWNALAKEYSDDPGSSSTGGLYSNADPSTYVEAFKKACLEQKVGVVGEPVETEYGYHVIKVEKRDEPTLESSKQTIKETIGQTKLNDYMQNEVPKLITKKEEFKDPSPSPAASPAASPAANSGAENGAATNSSDAAANNGSK
- the spoVT gene encoding stage V sporulation protein T → MKATGIVRRIDDLGRVVIPKEIRRTLRIREGDPLEIFVDRDGEVILKKYSPIGELGDFAKEYAESLSESTGHITLITDRDTVIAIAGASKKDYMDKPVGPLLETAMDNRKTAVETASGEYEVVKNGPETYTSFVAAPIIAGGDPIGTVVLLSKDDSVKMAQMEIKMSETAAGFLAKQMEQ
- the pth gene encoding aminoacyl-tRNA hydrolase, which translates into the protein MKWIVGLGNPGSQYEDTRHNIGFKVVDALAEKWDIKVNTSKCRALIGEGRVGAEKVVLIKPMTYMNLSGESMRAYMDYFGAKLEDLIVVYDDMDTETGKIRLRYQGGPGGHNGIKSIIQHMGTQNFNRIRMGVSRPTNGMIIADYVLSNFPKADRDAVQAMIGKACDAAEHALDHPFDDTMGKFNA
- a CDS encoding DUF4397 domain-containing protein, with translation MSNHQPVWEEWQKASLYGMLAGLYEYSEPEWGRYYRQLHSEALSRLAALVRQHGLPFAPVPAHGTPAAAVSGLPGLDGPQAWNPAYPGSANYDAAPGLPGYAGANPYGYPAPHGQQGNAVLPYHAAAPHWSSEEAGFPPPPSLPGFPAPSGFQGLSASAGYPGSYGYPSPSFWPGPAGAASPLPDWTPSAAPQKSAGAAAGGSAHSYGSPTDSPYKPNSGSPVPREPHPGDGEQHAAPELSDSAGLPPAHVRLLHAQTGKEKLDFHLGTTVQPLDYLEASSYLEVRPGRCPLAIQEGPSRSPVASAELDLRSGAWMTAAVAGNGELLLFEDERESSADRARIRLLHLADGRAPADLMIRDGGTLFRRVAYGSPSSYITLSPAELELELCEAGSLRTLLSPQSVTLSPAQAATLLFTGDSGLIVLADGS
- a CDS encoding 50S ribosomal protein L25/general stress protein Ctc, producing MAITMQAQTRTNASKGSLRQLRKEGKVPAVVYGKKLESSSVISLDEKEIMHLLRSHPNAIIELSIPDAGKQPVMITDVQRDALSRKVVHIDLHQINMNEEIKTAVRIDLAGDSAGVREGGVLSVSLHELEIQCLPNDIPESIEADISSLGVGENLLVGDLKLPGNVTVLSDAEQVVVAVLAPQKEVSEEEADEAAKEDEKAAARSEDANAVDEE